The Deinococcus arcticus DNA segment GGTCGGCATACCCGTCCTGCCCGGGGCGATGGGGCCGCACATAGGGAAAGCGCGTGATCAGCAGCGGGTCGGCGGCCAGCAGGTCGTCGAGATGGCGCTCACTGGCCGCCAGGGTGGGCAGCACTGCCGGGTAGCCGCCGCTGGCCAGACAGACCTCGCGCGGGCCGGAGGGCAGCACAAAGACGCGCAGATGCTCGTCGGGGACCGGGCGGCCATTCACCAGGCCGTAACCGAAGGGGCCGGTGGTGTTGGCCAGCGCCGCGTGCGCCGCCAGCAGCGGGGCCAGGGTGGGCTGGGCCGGGTCGTCGCGGCGCAGGGCGGCCGGGGTGTGGTGGGCCTCGCCGCGCGCCAGCAGCGCGTGCAAAAACACCGCGCGTGCCTGGGCCGCCGCCGCCAATGAGGGCAGCAGACTGGGCAGGCCGTGGGGCGCCTGGGCCCCGGTGCCGCCGTCCCAGTGCACCCCCACCGCCCCCAGCTGCCAGACCTCACGCCGGGCGCTGCTGACAGCCGCCACGGCGCAGGCCACCTGCAGGCGTGCCCCCGCCCCAGACAGGCGGCCGACCGCCTGCTCCAGGGCGCGGGTCAGGCGGTCGGCGGCGTCGCGCAGGTCGGCGGTGGGGGGCAGGTCGCGCAGGGCAGCGGCCCCCACCCCGGCGGCAAACCGGGCCGGGGGCAGGTCGTGGGGGCGCGCACCCCCGGTGGTGGCCCCAAAACTCAGGCCCGCCACCACGGCGACGTGGTGGGGCGTGACCACCAGCAGATCGGCGCCGTCTTCCGGCTGCCCGGTCCGGGCCCGAACGCTGGATTCCACGACCTGCAGCGGCATGGGCCCATGCTACCGCGTCCTGGCGGGCGCCCGGCATCCAGCTGCGGCCGGGCCCCGGGGGGCCCACGTGCTTCTAAGGACGTTGCACCTCACGTTACGACTTTGCAGGAGAGCACCGCAAAGTCTCCACTCCCAGTGCAACGTCCTTTTTTCGATACTCGCTCCGCTCGGTTGATCTAAAGATCAACAGCGAGCGACTTAGGGCAGCAGGCGCGTGATGGCCCAGCCACCCCCCTCAGCCTGCCGGGCGTAGCGAAAGCGGTCGTGCAGCCGGTTGGCGCGGCCCTGCCAGAATTCCCACTCCTGCACCTGCACCCGCAAGCCCCCCCAGAAGGCCGGGCGGGGCACCGGCGCAGCGCCGGGATACCGCGCGTGCAGCGCCGCGAAGGTGGCGTCCAGCGCCTCACGGCTGGCCACGGGCGCACTTTGCGGGGCGCTGGCGTGGGCGGCCAGCTGGCTCTCGCGGGGGCGGGCGTGAAAATAGGCGTCGGCTTCGCTGTCCGGCACGCGCGTGACCGGGCCATAGGCGCGCACCTG contains these protein-coding regions:
- the pdxH gene encoding pyridoxamine 5'-phosphate oxidase, which produces MTDLTGLRLSYTRAALRRTDLNPSPLPQFQAWLQEALDAGLREPYALSLATADAAGRPSVRTVLLRGAGEEGLTFYTNFESHKGRDLGANPQAELLFHWAEHERQVRAYGPVTRVPDSEADAYFHARPRESQLAAHASAPQSAPVASREALDATFAALHARYPGAAPVPRPAFWGGLRVQVQEWEFWQGRANRLHDRFRYARQAEGGGWAITRLLP